A window from Drosophila kikkawai strain 14028-0561.14 chromosome 2L, DkikHiC1v2, whole genome shotgun sequence encodes these proteins:
- the mim gene encoding methylcytosine dioxygenase TET isoform X17, with the protein MDLSLERDSSALGSLFQQIINDMKNTSPLWEDFVAKAGKLHTCLRAAIQAIAAYLDAFQKIADAATNSRGASKEIGTALTRVCLRHKAVETRLKTFTSAIMDCLVQPLQDRIEDWKRTVATIDKDHAKEYKRCRSELKKRSSDTLRLQKKARKGQTDGLQSLMDSHMQDVTQRRAELEEVEKKSLRAAMVEERLRYCSFVHMLQPVVHEECEVMSELGHLQEAMQSIALVTKEPTVLPQASEELIHDAKASINLYPESPGGGSGSQGGGCSNSLGSRKSSVCSISSMNSSGSSNSPGHHHYPRSLSQFVTPAIRLKPGESSDSGFSSSPALTTTQTSNATNQTANVSTWPPHSQDVVDTLPPTADRPHTISTAYEKGHQRPPLTVYTFQNPETIPESGTGLNNGSPANGQPSPGQTTPATQKSPAATLSRPPLPVRCSSLERPLSAQSNHRQGSGSNLLQRQCPSPIPAHITKELSAAHHAQQQQQQQQQQPPQTPPTYVNMSELANMAALKLTNHQQQQQQKSATPPLRQQSSIDSISSQHSNDSSGSHQLLQQQQPHLQQQQSSQSNHHSATATRSHSISSTASSLHSHPSIDSTVACSSLVGQHHHSTSTNTNTTSPSSGSSTPQNHYSPLLTNSPTSTAAGTPSGSSIGTGTGLGFVYQVSSPTPPASEVLKITEQAAAGTVSENGAEETDERSRASVLQKASMFEKAAAAAAISPPAPISVTSPAPVVAAPAVPAGGTSGGRRSEAEQQEMGGAAGGGGTRIARRSSINQAKPPPPVRRSSSVTPSPASVGTFRTSSPAAGGGGGGIYAQPKLVNSMSSFRTSSPSPNGHAHAHPLPPTQPKANPNLIAQLNARLNSKQQQHQPGVEGIYGNQQQQPGGGGESIYMRSGLSMSQPQQQQHNDDYATSTNIEKTGSIRAKTKAEFLENLNAKLAKQGMSGRAFAVRNLINSKALMYQNPQNLSRPSAQYRRPPTYPSTTATTTATNATCCDEQC; encoded by the exons AATACTTCACCGCTGTGGGAGGATTTCGTAGCAAAGGCCGGAAAACTGCACACATGCTTGAG GGCCGCCATCCAAGCAATCGCCGCCTATTTGGATGCCTTCCAGAAGATAGCCGATGCGGCGACCAATTCAAGAG GCGCCTCCAAAGAGATTGGCACTGCCCTGACCCGCGTCTGCCTTCGCCACAAGGCGGTCGAGACGCGCCTAAAGACCTTCACCAGCGCCATTATGGATTGCCTAGTGCAGCCACTGCAGGACAGGATCGAGGACTGGAAGCGAACGGTGGCCACCATTGACAAAGACCACGCCAAAGAATACAAGCGCTGTCGCAGTGAGCTGAAGAAGCGCTCCAGCGATACACTGCGCCTGCAGAAGAAGGCGCGCAAAGGCCAGACAGACGGACTGCAATCGCTGATGGACTCCCACATGCAGGACGTTACCCAGCGCCGGGCTGAGCTGGAGGAGGTGGAGAAGAAGTCGCTGCGCGCGGCCATGGTCGAGGAGCGATTGCGCTATTGCAGCTTTGTTCACATGCTGCAGCCGGTGGTGCACGAGGAGTGCGAGGTCATGTCCGAATTGGGTCATCTTCAG GAGGCCATGCAGTCGATTGCCCTGGTAACCAAGGAGCCCACTGTCCTGCCCCAGGCCTCCGAAGAGCTAATCCACGATGCCAAGGCCAGTATCAATCTGTACCCAGAGTCTCCGGGAGGTGGCTCCGGCTCTCAGGGCGGCGGCTGCTCAAACTCGCTTGGTTCCCGAAAGAGTTCCGTCTGCTCCATCAGCAGCATGAACAGCAGCGGATCCAGCAATTCTCCCGGCCATCACCACTATCCACGCTCTCTGTCGCAG tttgtaACGCCCGCAATTCGCTTGAAACCTGGTGAATCCAGTGATAGTGGCTTTAGCTCATCGCCAGCTCTAACAACAACACag ACTTCAAATGCAACGAATCAGACGGCTAATGTCTCCACTTGGCCGCCACATTCCCAGGACGTGGTGGACACTCTCCCACCGACTGCCGATCGTCCGCATACCATTTCGACGGCTTATGAGAAGGGTCACCAGCGTCCGCCGCTGACTGTCTACACGTTCCAGAACCCGGAGACCATTCCCGAATCTGGCACTGGCCTTAATAACGGTTCACCTGCCAATGGACAGCCGTCGCCGGGACAGACTACTCCGGCCACTCAAAAGTCGCCGGCTGCCACTCTTAGTCGTCCGCCGTTGCCAGTT CGCTGCTCGTCGCTTGAGCGACCGCTGTCGGCGCAAAGCAACCATCGCCAGGGAAGCGGAAGCAATCTGCTGCAGCGCCAATGCCCCTCGCCGATTCCAGCTCATATCACGAAAG AGCTGTCCGCAGCGCATCacgcacagcagcagcagcagcagcaacagcaacagccgcCACAGACGCCGCCCACCTATGTCAACATGTCCGAACTGGCCAACATGGCGGCTTTGAAACTGACtaaccaccagcagcagcagcagcaaaagtcCGCAACACCGCCGTTGCGGCAGCAGAGCTCCATTGACTCGATCAGCTCGCAGCATTCCAACGACTCCTCGGGCTCGCATCAGCTgctccaacagcagcagccgcacttgcagcaacagcagtcaTCGCAGTCGAATCACCACTCCGCCACAGCCACACGCTCCCATTCCATATCCTCGACGGCCTCCTCGCTGCACTCGCATCCGTCGATCGACTCGACGGTCGCTTGCAGCTCGCTGGTGGGCCAGCACCACCACAGCACCAGCACCAACACGAACACCACCTCGCCGTCCAGTGGCAGCTCCACGCCACAGAACCATTACTCGCCCCTGCTAACCAACTCCCCTACGTCCACTGCCGCAGGTACtcccagcggcagcagcattGGCACGGGCACAGGCCTGGGATTTGTCTACCAGGTCAGCTCACCCACTCCGCCGGCGAGTGAGGTTCTAAAGATCACCGAGCAGGCGGCAGCTGGCACTGTTTCTGAGAATGGAGCCGAGGAAACGGATGAGCGTTCGCGGGCCTCGGTTCTGCAAAAGGCATCCATGTTCGAgaaggcggcagcagcagccgctaTTTCGCCACCAGCTCCGATTTCGGTGACTTCTCCGGCACCTGTGGTTGCTGCACCAGCGGTCCCGGCAGGCGGAACCAGCGGAGGACGACGATCCGAGGCGGAGCAGCAGGAAATGG GAGGAGCAGCCGGCGGTGGAGGTACGCGAATCGCAAGGCGTTCGTCCATCAATCAGGCCAAGCCACCGCCGCCAGTCAGACGCAGCTCATCGGTGACACCCAGTCCCGCCTCGGTCGGG ACGTTCCGCACTTCGTCACCAGCCGCGGGCGGAGGGGGCGGAGGCATATACGCCCAGCCCAAGCTGGTCAATAGCATGTCCAGCTTCCGCACCAGCAGCCCCAGTCCGAATGGACACGCTCACGCTCACCCACTGCCGCCAACGCAGCCCAAGGCGAACCCGAATCTAATTGCACAGCTCAATGCACGACTCAacagcaagcagcagcagcaccagcctGGGGTCGAGGGGATCTACggcaaccagcagcagcagcccggaggaggaggagagtcGATCTATATGCGGAGTGGCCTGTCCATGTCGcagccgcaacagcagcaacacaatGACG ACTATGCCACAAGCACAAATATCGAAAAGACTGGCAGCATTCGGGCCAAGACCAAGGCCGAATTCCTCGAGAATCTCAACGCGAAACTGGCCAAGCAGGGAATGTCTGGACGAGCATTTGCCGTGCGAAATCTCATCAACAGCAAGGCCCTG ATGTATCAGAATCCGCAAAATCTATCGCGACCCAGTGCACAATACCGTAGACCACCCACCTATCCCAGCACCACAGCCACAACCACAGCCACCAATGCCACTTGCTGCGATGAGCAGTGCTAG
- the mim gene encoding pneumococcal serine-rich repeat protein isoform X1, with protein MDLSLERDSSALGSLFQQIINDMKNTSPLWEDFVAKAGKLHTCLRAAIQAIAAYLDAFQKIADAATNSRGASKEIGTALTRVCLRHKAVETRLKTFTSAIMDCLVQPLQDRIEDWKRTVATIDKDHAKEYKRCRSELKKRSSDTLRLQKKARKGQTDGLQSLMDSHMQDVTQRRAELEEVEKKSLRAAMVEERLRYCSFVHMLQPVVHEECEVMSELGHLQEAMQSIALVTKEPTVLPQASEELIHDAKASINLYPESPGGGSGSQGGGCSNSLGSRKSSVCSISSMNSSGSSNSPGHHHYPRSLSQFVTPAIRLKPGESSDSGFSSSPALTTTQTSNATNQTANVSTWPPHSQDVVDTLPPTADRPHTISTAYEKGHQRPPLTVYTFQNPETIPESGTGLNNGSPANGQPSPGQTTPATQKSPAATLSRPPLPVRCSSLERPLSAQSNHRQGSGSNLLQRQCPSPIPAHITKELSAAHHAQQQQQQQQQQPPQTPPTYVNMSELANMAALKLTNHQQQQQQKSATPPLRQQSSIDSISSQHSNDSSGSHQLLQQQQPHLQQQQSSQSNHHSATATRSHSISSTASSLHSHPSIDSTVACSSLVGQHHHSTSTNTNTTSPSSGSSTPQNHYSPLLTNSPTSTAAGTPSGSSIGTGTGLGFVYQVSSPTPPASEVLKITEQAAAGTVSENGAEETDERSRASVLQKASMFEKAAAAAAISPPAPISVTSPAPVVAAPAVPAGGTSGGRRSEAEQQEMDKSFEDSIQALNNLIGELDSFQREIDEGKGKQQQMSNISNNNMTTSSQSSSDNNNLPAATIITTTTSGLIEPCAISNQTNSSGCGTDISDTTSDELVGEGDDGDARRRDLDRDRDLLGASDSELSRCYVSETSSLTGGLTAGGYENPTFAHFVANANRGEDAVSLASDSVCLGQPRHAYVDTCSDSGSAVVVIYDHQIPITPDIEFVKQNSEIVMLRTKDPQPHSLQLHEMRELQQLPANLTGSPDSSPDSAGGQAPPPPATATVAPAKQRLSSFRATSEQQLQLLGRGSPQRGKVAPTEQAQQRGTQKPLPAGASPLAQQQSSDTDGQQLVDPARRQLPPKPTSLTLFNGPQAPSVSDRPLVPRKSDFKSDLDAKIRRQKQKVQQQLQQQQQQQQQAAQQQKPHSPQSPQTRNCNVTNKPAKANVTASASAPASPASASASASATVSVSDPYPNLTHRMPNQIIAEASPALLSPSSPRGHLPLSSSSSSSSQSFPLPAATQSSPSSNALPSMLPASDRPPPPPAHPYTCSNAPANPIHLANSNTNANANAHLKPCITPRPASLSGGAAGGGGTRIARRSSINQAKPPPPVRRSSSVTPSPASVGQQHQYQPQQQQHHSYQLSSSSEHLPPPPAFMLDAHSMPNSPPPTAMPSSALKVSETVRALAAMRHQPASPVSLRRMQQQQQQQHLQQQQYLQQQQQQPLLQSVHNSPLTDDLSYDAYYDSYLDLHAYAQQQQQQQAQLYHSQLQQHHQPLQQPPLYQAPPPADATFRTSSPAAGGGGGGIYAQPKLVNSMSSFRTSSPSPNGHAHAHPLPPTQPKANPNLIAQLNARLNSKQQQHQPGVEGIYGNQQQQPGGGGESIYMRSGLSMSQPQQQQHNDGKSEQMQMQQQQQQQHRIYASFGTTSSSSPSSSSANSTTQPSSILTPAPSSFNALPHFPLSSSTSSLLSKVSSFSNSSPSASSSPMMAAANSHYQPPQPPTASSSGGGAVANNKDFGIYSSSFNKNSAAAPSPNMRQAHPHPQQHHQQQQHYTCPPPLEDPPPPPIYSAGSSATMPKKMARPHVGPPHSAYAAASATATLPKNMLQQQQQRLHHQQYQQPTGMGNGTGHVSSQRPQLPLPQQKLRAAQQQHLAEQQQHQHQLQQQHQQQLQQQHQRQPPIPSRHSSVQQKIFVSTNPFIQTTAVKFHSPSASPTCGSPVTGSGSGSGSLASIYATTARGSHAQQQHYYRDVAGGGNSNGGAAYYNHNAHHAHAHVPTHHPNYATSTNIEKTGSIRAKTKAEFLENLNAKLAKQGMSGRAFAVRNLINSKALMYQNPQNLSRPSAQYRRPPTYPSTTATTTATNATCCDEQC; from the exons AATACTTCACCGCTGTGGGAGGATTTCGTAGCAAAGGCCGGAAAACTGCACACATGCTTGAG GGCCGCCATCCAAGCAATCGCCGCCTATTTGGATGCCTTCCAGAAGATAGCCGATGCGGCGACCAATTCAAGAG GCGCCTCCAAAGAGATTGGCACTGCCCTGACCCGCGTCTGCCTTCGCCACAAGGCGGTCGAGACGCGCCTAAAGACCTTCACCAGCGCCATTATGGATTGCCTAGTGCAGCCACTGCAGGACAGGATCGAGGACTGGAAGCGAACGGTGGCCACCATTGACAAAGACCACGCCAAAGAATACAAGCGCTGTCGCAGTGAGCTGAAGAAGCGCTCCAGCGATACACTGCGCCTGCAGAAGAAGGCGCGCAAAGGCCAGACAGACGGACTGCAATCGCTGATGGACTCCCACATGCAGGACGTTACCCAGCGCCGGGCTGAGCTGGAGGAGGTGGAGAAGAAGTCGCTGCGCGCGGCCATGGTCGAGGAGCGATTGCGCTATTGCAGCTTTGTTCACATGCTGCAGCCGGTGGTGCACGAGGAGTGCGAGGTCATGTCCGAATTGGGTCATCTTCAG GAGGCCATGCAGTCGATTGCCCTGGTAACCAAGGAGCCCACTGTCCTGCCCCAGGCCTCCGAAGAGCTAATCCACGATGCCAAGGCCAGTATCAATCTGTACCCAGAGTCTCCGGGAGGTGGCTCCGGCTCTCAGGGCGGCGGCTGCTCAAACTCGCTTGGTTCCCGAAAGAGTTCCGTCTGCTCCATCAGCAGCATGAACAGCAGCGGATCCAGCAATTCTCCCGGCCATCACCACTATCCACGCTCTCTGTCGCAG tttgtaACGCCCGCAATTCGCTTGAAACCTGGTGAATCCAGTGATAGTGGCTTTAGCTCATCGCCAGCTCTAACAACAACACag ACTTCAAATGCAACGAATCAGACGGCTAATGTCTCCACTTGGCCGCCACATTCCCAGGACGTGGTGGACACTCTCCCACCGACTGCCGATCGTCCGCATACCATTTCGACGGCTTATGAGAAGGGTCACCAGCGTCCGCCGCTGACTGTCTACACGTTCCAGAACCCGGAGACCATTCCCGAATCTGGCACTGGCCTTAATAACGGTTCACCTGCCAATGGACAGCCGTCGCCGGGACAGACTACTCCGGCCACTCAAAAGTCGCCGGCTGCCACTCTTAGTCGTCCGCCGTTGCCAGTT CGCTGCTCGTCGCTTGAGCGACCGCTGTCGGCGCAAAGCAACCATCGCCAGGGAAGCGGAAGCAATCTGCTGCAGCGCCAATGCCCCTCGCCGATTCCAGCTCATATCACGAAAG AGCTGTCCGCAGCGCATCacgcacagcagcagcagcagcagcaacagcaacagccgcCACAGACGCCGCCCACCTATGTCAACATGTCCGAACTGGCCAACATGGCGGCTTTGAAACTGACtaaccaccagcagcagcagcagcaaaagtcCGCAACACCGCCGTTGCGGCAGCAGAGCTCCATTGACTCGATCAGCTCGCAGCATTCCAACGACTCCTCGGGCTCGCATCAGCTgctccaacagcagcagccgcacttgcagcaacagcagtcaTCGCAGTCGAATCACCACTCCGCCACAGCCACACGCTCCCATTCCATATCCTCGACGGCCTCCTCGCTGCACTCGCATCCGTCGATCGACTCGACGGTCGCTTGCAGCTCGCTGGTGGGCCAGCACCACCACAGCACCAGCACCAACACGAACACCACCTCGCCGTCCAGTGGCAGCTCCACGCCACAGAACCATTACTCGCCCCTGCTAACCAACTCCCCTACGTCCACTGCCGCAGGTACtcccagcggcagcagcattGGCACGGGCACAGGCCTGGGATTTGTCTACCAGGTCAGCTCACCCACTCCGCCGGCGAGTGAGGTTCTAAAGATCACCGAGCAGGCGGCAGCTGGCACTGTTTCTGAGAATGGAGCCGAGGAAACGGATGAGCGTTCGCGGGCCTCGGTTCTGCAAAAGGCATCCATGTTCGAgaaggcggcagcagcagccgctaTTTCGCCACCAGCTCCGATTTCGGTGACTTCTCCGGCACCTGTGGTTGCTGCACCAGCGGTCCCGGCAGGCGGAACCAGCGGAGGACGACGATCCGAGGCGGAGCAGCAGGAAATGG ACAAGTCTTTCGAAGATTCAATACAAGCACTAAATAATCTAATTGGCGAACTAGACTCGTTCCAACGCGAGATCGATGAGGGCAAgggcaagcagcagcagatgagCAACataagcaacaacaatatgaCAACGAGCAGCCAGagcagcagcgacaacaacaacctgCCTGCCGCCACCATCattaccaccaccaccagcggccTCATCGAGCCATGCGCCATCAGCAATCAGACAAACTCCAGCGGCTGCGGCACGGACATATCGGACACCACCTCCGACGAACTGGTCGGCGAGGGCGACGATGGCGATGCCAGGAGGCGGGATCTCGACCGGGACCGGGACCTACTGGGCGCCAGCGATTCGGAGCTGAGTCGCTGCTATGTGAGCGAGACGAGTTCGCTGACCGGCGGCCTGACGGCTGGCGGCTACGAGAACCCCACATTCGCGCACTTCGTGGCCAATGCGAACCGAGGCGAGGATGCCGTTTCGCTGGCCTCGGACAGCGTCTGCCTGGGGCAGCCTCGGCATGCCTACGTGGACACCTGCAGCGACAGCGGCAGTGCCGTTGTGGTGATCTACGACCACCAGATTCCCATTACGCCGGACATTGAGTTTGTGAAGCAGAACTCGGAGATTGTCATGTTGCGGACCAAGGATCCGCAGCCCCACTCGTTGCAGCTGCACGAGATGCGCGAGCTGCAGCAATTGCCGGCCAATTTGACCGGATCGCCGGACTCATCACCGGACTCGGCCGGCGGCCAGgccccgccgccgccggctaCAGCAACTGTGGCGCCCGCCAAGCAGCGACTCTCTTCGTTTCGCGCCACCAGCGAGCAGCAATTGCAGCTCCTCGGACGCGGCAGTCCTCAAAGAGGTAAAGTGGCACCCACTGAGCAGGCACAACAGAGAGGGACCCAGAAACCGCTCCCCGCAGGAGCTTCCCCGCTAGCACAGCAGCAGTCCAGTGATACCGATGGCCAGCAGCTCGTAGATCCTGCGAGGCGGCAACTACCGCCGAAACCGACCAGCTTGACCCTTTTCAATGGCCCCCAAGCTCCCAGTGTGAGCGATAGGCCCTTGGTGCCCCGCAAGTCGGACTTTAAGTCCGATTTAGATGCGAAAATTCGCAGGCAAAAGCAGAAGGTTCAACAGcaattgcagcagcagcaacagcaacagcagcaggcggcacaacaacaaaagccacACTCACCACAGTCGCCCCAAACCAGAAACTGTAATGTCACTAATAAACCAGCCAAAGCCAATGTTACAGCATCCGCATCTGCACCTGCATCACCGGCATccgcatctgcatctgcatctgcaacAGTATCAGTATCAGATCCGTATCCAAACCTGACTCATAGAATGCCAAATCAAATAATAGCAGAAGCCAGTCCGGCATTGTTATCACCATCATCACCTCGCGGCCACCTGCCATTATCAtcatcctcgtcgtcgtcatcgcaATCATTTCCATTGCCAGCAGCCACACaatcatcaccatcatcaaACGCTCTGCCATCGATGTTGCCCGCCAGTGACCGACCACCACCGCCACCCGCCCATCCATACACGTGCTCCAATGCCCCAGCCAATCCAATCCATCTCGCCAATAGCAATaccaatgccaatgccaatgcccATCTCAAGCCGTGCATTACGCCCCGGCCGGCCTCGTTGTCGG GAGGAGCAGCCGGCGGTGGAGGTACGCGAATCGCAAGGCGTTCGTCCATCAATCAGGCCAAGCCACCGCCGCCAGTCAGACGCAGCTCATCGGTGACACCCAGTCCCGCCTCGGTCGGG cagcagcaccaataccaaccgcagcagcagcagcaccataGCTACCAACTAAGCAGCTCCAGCGAGCACTTGCCACCACCGCCGGCGTTTATGCTGGACGCCCACTCCATGCCCAACTCGCCACCGCCAACGGCGATGCCTAGCTCAGCGCTTAAGGTGTCCGAGACGGTGAGAGCGTTGGCTGCCATGCGCCACCAACCAGCCTCGCCAGTGTCACTTAGACGcatgcaacagcagcagcaacaacagcacctacagcagcagcaatatctgcagcagcagcagcagcaacctcTATTGCAG TCTGTGCACAACTCCCCCCTGACCGATGACTTGAGCTATGACGCCTACTATGACTCCTACTTGGATCTGCACGCCTAtgctcagcagcagcagcagcagcaggcacagcTTTACCACAGccaactgcagcagcatcaccaaCCACTGCAACAGCCGCCTCTCTACCAAGCTCCGCCGCCAGCCGATGCC ACGTTCCGCACTTCGTCACCAGCCGCGGGCGGAGGGGGCGGAGGCATATACGCCCAGCCCAAGCTGGTCAATAGCATGTCCAGCTTCCGCACCAGCAGCCCCAGTCCGAATGGACACGCTCACGCTCACCCACTGCCGCCAACGCAGCCCAAGGCGAACCCGAATCTAATTGCACAGCTCAATGCACGACTCAacagcaagcagcagcagcaccagcctGGGGTCGAGGGGATCTACggcaaccagcagcagcagcccggaggaggaggagagtcGATCTATATGCGGAGTGGCCTGTCCATGTCGcagccgcaacagcagcaacacaatGACGGTAAATCagagcaaatgcaaatgcagcagcagcagcagcagcagcatagaATTTACGCTAGTTTCGGCACCACATCATcttcatcaccatcatcatcatcggccAACAGCACCACTCAGCCATCCTCCATTCTAACACCGGCCCCCTCTTCTTTCAATGCATTGCCTCACTTTCCCCTGTCTTCATCCACATCTTCGTTGCTCTCCAAAGTCAGCTCATTCTCGAACTCTTCTCCATCTGCATCCTCGTCACCGATGATGGCAGCGGCCAACTCGCATTATCAGCCGCCTCAGCCGCCGACAGCATCCTCCTCGGGAGGTGGAGCAGTCGCAAACAACAAAGATTTTGGCATCTACTCAAGTTcatttaacaaaaattcagCAGCTGCGCCCTCGCCGAACATGCGACAGGCCCATCCACATCCACAAcagcatcatcagcagcagcagcactatACTTGCCCGCCTCCATTGGAGgatcctccgccgccgcccatCTACTCAGCCGGCTCGTCGGCCACAATGCCGAAAAAAATGGCCCGTCCCCATGTTGGTCCGCCTCACAGCGCATATGCAGCAGCCTCGGCAACGGCCACGCTGCCCAAGAACAtgctgcagcaacagcagcagcggctacACCATCAGCAATATCAACAGCCGACAGGCATGGGCAATGGCACAGGTCACGTCAGCAGTCAGCGTCCGCAGTTGCCGCTACCCCAGCAAAAGCTGCGGgcagcacagcagcaacatttggcagaacagcagcaacatcagcatcagttgcagcagcaacatcagcagcagttgcagcagcaacatcaaagACAGCCACCCATACCGTCACGCCACTCGAGTGTGCAGCAAAAGATATTCGTCTCGACGAATCCATTCATACAGACGACGGCCGTCAAGTTTCACTCGCCCTCGGCCTCGCCCACTTGCGGGTCTCCAGTGACTGGATCTGGATCTGGGTCTGGGTCCTTGGCCAGCATTTATGCCACAACCGCGCGTGGCAGCcatgcccagcagcagcactatTATCGCGATGTCGCTGGTGGGGGCAACAGCAACGGCGGCGCTGCCTACTACAACCACAATGCCCAtcatgcccatgcccatgtCCCGACACATCATCCAA ACTATGCCACAAGCACAAATATCGAAAAGACTGGCAGCATTCGGGCCAAGACCAAGGCCGAATTCCTCGAGAATCTCAACGCGAAACTGGCCAAGCAGGGAATGTCTGGACGAGCATTTGCCGTGCGAAATCTCATCAACAGCAAGGCCCTG ATGTATCAGAATCCGCAAAATCTATCGCGACCCAGTGCACAATACCGTAGACCACCCACCTATCCCAGCACCACAGCCACAACCACAGCCACCAATGCCACTTGCTGCGATGAGCAGTGCTAG